One window from the genome of bacterium encodes:
- a CDS encoding sulfite oxidase, with translation MSGREKRSLPTVGDGRLHAEDDRFYREEVFSASRNSALPLEALEKPITPAGMHYVLHHYDVPQPDPAAWRLEVGGLVEKPLSLSLDALRGMPAAAYAAVFECAGNGRAHMAPRRLSQPWFHGGVGCAEWRGVRLRAVLEAAGVKAGAPEILFTGLDEGVQGGERQFYQRSLPVKEAMGEASLLAWEMNGQPLPAAHGAPLRLVVPGWYGMANVKWLGRIEAIGEPFHGYQMDVAYVASKSADAPGARITLMKPRALMAPPGIPVYMSAGGRICDAGEVHIEGKAWSGRARIIRVEVSTDGGASWQAAGLGAARSPHAWAPWFFKWNAAPGRHTLICRATDETGEMQPLDPEWNVEGMINNAVQRVEVEVKSSK, from the coding sequence ATGTCCGGAAGAGAAAAGCGAAGCCTGCCCACCGTGGGGGACGGGCGCCTGCACGCAGAGGACGACCGCTTCTACCGCGAGGAGGTCTTCTCCGCCTCGCGCAACAGCGCGCTGCCCCTCGAAGCGCTGGAAAAGCCCATCACCCCCGCCGGGATGCACTACGTCCTCCACCACTACGACGTCCCCCAGCCCGATCCGGCCGCCTGGCGGCTCGAGGTCGGCGGTCTCGTCGAAAAGCCGCTCTCCTTGTCGCTCGATGCCCTCCGCGGGATGCCCGCCGCGGCCTACGCCGCCGTCTTCGAGTGCGCCGGAAACGGAAGGGCGCACATGGCGCCGCGCCGCCTCTCCCAGCCCTGGTTCCACGGCGGGGTCGGCTGCGCCGAATGGCGGGGTGTGCGCCTTCGCGCGGTGCTGGAGGCTGCAGGCGTCAAGGCCGGGGCCCCCGAGATCCTCTTCACCGGCCTCGATGAGGGCGTCCAGGGCGGCGAGCGGCAGTTCTACCAGCGGAGCCTCCCGGTGAAAGAGGCCATGGGAGAGGCCTCCCTCCTCGCCTGGGAGATGAACGGGCAGCCCCTCCCCGCGGCCCACGGCGCTCCGCTCCGCCTCGTGGTTCCCGGCTGGTACGGCATGGCCAACGTCAAGTGGCTCGGCCGCATCGAGGCCATCGGCGAGCCCTTCCACGGCTACCAGATGGATGTCGCCTACGTCGCCTCCAAGAGCGCAGACGCCCCCGGCGCGCGCATCACCCTCATGAAGCCCCGCGCCCTCATGGCCCCGCCCGGCATCCCCGTCTACATGAGCGCGGGCGGGCGCATCTGCGATGCGGGCGAGGTCCACATCGAGGGAAAAGCCTGGTCCGGTCGGGCGCGCATCATCCGCGTCGAGGTCAGCACCGACGGCGGCGCGAGCTGGCAGGCCGCCGGGCTCGGCGCGGCCCGCTCCCCGCACGCCTGGGCCCCCTGGTTCTTCAAGTGGAACGCCGCCCCTGGCCGCCACACCCTGATCTGCCGCGCCACGGATGAGACCGGGGAGATGCAGCCGCTCGATCCCGAGTGGAACGTCGAGGGGATGATCAACAACGCCGTCCAGCGCGTCGAAGTCGAAGTGAAGTCATCGAAGTGA
- a CDS encoding RidA family protein, which yields MDIEARLKELGLELPPVPVAVANYIPGVVVGEVLFLSGTIGKIGDKLVHKGKLGAALTVEEGYASARLCTLNHLAMAKAVLGDLDRIVRAVRLIGYVNGAPGFTKAPWVVNGASDLLVEVLGEERGRHARAAINVPDLTSDAPVETVLTLQVKPLG from the coding sequence ATGGACATCGAAGCGCGCCTGAAGGAGCTGGGCCTCGAGCTTCCGCCCGTGCCCGTGGCGGTGGCGAACTACATCCCCGGCGTCGTGGTGGGCGAGGTGCTCTTCCTCTCGGGGACGATCGGCAAGATCGGGGACAAGCTCGTCCACAAGGGAAAGCTCGGCGCCGCGCTCACCGTCGAGGAGGGCTACGCGTCGGCCCGCCTGTGCACCCTCAACCATCTGGCGATGGCGAAGGCGGTCCTCGGCGATCTGGACCGCATCGTGCGCGCCGTGCGCCTCATCGGCTATGTGAACGGCGCCCCCGGCTTCACGAAGGCCCCCTGGGTGGTGAACGGCGCTTCGGACCTGCTCGTCGAGGTGCTCGGCGAGGAGCGTGGCCGCCACGCCCGCGCCGCCATCAACGTGCCCGACCTCACCTCGGACGCACCCGTCGAGACCGTCCTCACGCTGCAGGTAAAACCCCTGGGATGA
- a CDS encoding ABC transporter ATP-binding protein, with protein MPPALEVGTKTILEVRDLRTHFHTPEGVVRAVDGMSYSLREGETIGIVGESGCGKTVSALSILALIPQPPGRITGGGIWFEGRDLTKLPVSKLSKIRGNKISMIFQEPMTSLNPVFTIGYQIAEAVMLHQGLRKQAAMDKAAEMLDLVGIPLPRQRVREYPHQLSGGMRQRAMIAMALSCNPQILIADEPTTALDVTIQAQIMELMGKLKEDLGTAIILITHDLGLVAESCHRIVVMYAGKVVEEASAEELFGNPLHPYTVGLLNSIPKLRTRHDEKGRKGRLEEIPGMVPSLHRLPEGCSFNPRCTKVMDQCRTVEPELREVKPGHFVSCLLYE; from the coding sequence ATGCCCCCGGCTCTGGAAGTTGGCACGAAAACGATTCTTGAGGTGCGGGATCTGCGGACGCATTTTCACACCCCCGAAGGTGTGGTCCGGGCAGTGGACGGGATGAGCTACTCCCTGCGCGAGGGCGAAACCATCGGCATTGTCGGAGAATCCGGCTGCGGAAAGACGGTTTCCGCCCTTTCCATCCTCGCCCTCATCCCGCAGCCGCCGGGGCGCATCACGGGCGGAGGCATCTGGTTCGAGGGCCGCGACCTGACGAAACTCCCCGTTTCGAAGCTTTCCAAAATCCGCGGAAACAAAATCTCGATGATCTTCCAGGAGCCGATGACCAGCCTGAATCCGGTCTTCACCATCGGCTACCAGATTGCCGAGGCGGTCATGCTGCATCAGGGCCTCCGGAAGCAGGCGGCGATGGACAAGGCGGCCGAGATGCTCGACCTGGTGGGCATCCCCCTTCCGCGCCAGCGGGTGAGGGAGTATCCCCACCAGCTCTCGGGCGGCATGCGCCAGCGGGCCATGATCGCCATGGCGCTCTCGTGCAATCCCCAGATTCTGATCGCCGATGAGCCGACGACGGCCCTCGACGTGACGATTCAGGCGCAGATCATGGAACTGATGGGGAAGCTCAAGGAGGATCTCGGCACCGCCATCATCCTGATCACCCACGACCTCGGCCTGGTGGCCGAATCCTGCCACCGGATCGTCGTCATGTACGCCGGCAAGGTGGTCGAGGAGGCATCGGCCGAGGAGTTGTTCGGGAATCCGCTTCATCCCTATACGGTCGGGCTGCTCAACTCGATCCCGAAGCTTCGGACCCGGCACGATGAGAAGGGGCGCAAGGGTCGGCTCGAGGAAATCCCCGGCATGGTGCCGAGCCTGCACCGGCTTCCCGAGGGATGCTCTTTCAACCCGCGGTGCACCAAGGTGATGGACCAGTGCCGCACCGTGGAGCCCGAGCTGCGCGAGGTGAAGCCCGGTCATTTCGTGAGCTGCCTCCTGTACGAGTAG